In Alteromonas sp. RKMC-009, the genomic stretch TGATACCCGTCGCCGGCGGGGGCAATGGTGATGGTAATTTTGCAATGCTCATGACCCGGGCCTGAGGCGTGGATCATCACATTGGATGTGAGTGCCGTCAGGATCTGAATAAGCACGGCCGGGTAGGTGGTGACGATGATTTTAGGTGGAAATCTTGGAATAAAAGTAATGGTTTTATTCTGAGAATGATGCTCATAGGAGGCGATAAATTCTGTGACCAGTTCTGATACGTTTACCTGCTCCAGCTGGCTGGCTTCTTCAGACTTTTTAACCGCAACTTTCTTAAAGCTGGTCAGCAGCTTCGATGCGCGCTGCATGTTCTTCAGCATACTGGAAGTGATGTCCTGCGAAGTCTCCAGGAACTCTGCGAATTTATCGGTATCAAGCTCGCCGTTGTCAAAGTCCTGTTTGAGTTCGTCAAGCAGTTCCATCAACAGCGTGCAGTTTGCAATATTAACACCCAGGGGCGTGTTGATTTCGTGGGAGACACCGGCAACCAGTCCGCCCACTGCATCCATTTTTTCAGATTCAAACTGCTTTTCCTGATCTGTTTGAGAGGATGAATTTTCAAATGCTTTGTTCATGTACGTCAATTCAGTTTCAGTGCTGAGAACCAAAAAGCAGGGGAGCATATGTCGCCTGCTGTACCTGATAAAATCGTAGTGGCTAAAAAGCAGAACTGCAAAAAAAGTGACGGGTCAGTTGCGGGGGAAAGTGGTACATATTTGCACCACTCAGAGGGGAAACGGGTAGTGGATCTACTGGTAGTCTTCACCGGCTGCAGCCGTAAACGCCATTTCTACCAGCCAGTCCGGATCAGTCAGTTCCACTTTCACACAAGCGCGGCTGGGGGCTGTCCCTTCGTCAAACCATTCGTCCCATACCGCATTGAGGCGGTCTACATTGGCAAAGTCGGTTATATAAATAGTGACAGTAAGAATTCGGGACTTGTCGCTGCCCACCAGTGC encodes the following:
- a CDS encoding sensor histidine kinase, producing the protein MNKAFENSSSQTDQEKQFESEKMDAVGGLVAGVSHEINTPLGVNIANCTLLMELLDELKQDFDNGELDTDKFAEFLETSQDITSSMLKNMQRASKLLTSFKKVAVKKSEEASQLEQVNVSELVTEFIASYEHHSQNKTITFIPRFPPKIIVTTYPAVLIQILTALTSNVMIHASGPGHEHCKITITIAPAGDGYQFTFADDGVGITEEELKKVFEPFYTTKRGAGNAGLGLSVVYNLVKVTLASDIYNESTPEGGFVVSFKLHNLMAE
- a CDS encoding RidA family protein gives rise to the protein MKIHRINPTRRWSEVTVFNGIANFVEVPEDESATTIEAQVKAVFSQAEAMLALVGSDKSRILTVTIYITDFANVDRLNAVWDEWFDEGTAPSRACVKVELTDPDWLVEMAFTAAAGEDYQ